A window of the Anoplolepis gracilipes chromosome 11, ASM4749672v1, whole genome shotgun sequence genome harbors these coding sequences:
- the LOC140671293 gene encoding uncharacterized protein, with amino-acid sequence MAACMELTLIDSVENKEYKIILNPEDAEKARNANTSTFTKTIECTDNTHVWNKAETMLLLDLYDKYKDEHNNGKGTVKQFWAKISKEMQGKGYNVTGIKCATKFQALKPTNQL; translated from the exons ATGGCGGCGTGTATGGAATTAACCTTAATAGATTCAGTGGAAAATaaagagtataaaataatattaaatcctGAAGATGCAGAAAAAGCACGAAACG CGAATACCAGTACTTTTACAAAAACTATTGAATGCACggata ACACACACGTTTGGAATAAAGCCGAAACTATGTtgttattagatttatatgataaatataaagatgaaCATAACAATGGAAAAGGAACAGTCAAACAATTTTGggcaaaaatttcaaaagaaatgcAAGGAAAAGGATATAATGTTACAGGCATAAAATGTGCAacaaaatttcaagctttaaaaccTACAAATCAGTTATAG